Genomic segment of Clostridia bacterium:
CAACGCCCACTTCCGCACGCACGTTGCGAATGGCGGACACGATCTCCATCACGCCTTCCATCTGCTTGGCGGCCTCGCGATAGGCGTATTTGCGGTCGGCTTTGGGCCACGGCTCGCGCATGATGGTCTCGGCGGCGCCGGGCAGATTGCGGTAGAGGTACTCGGTGACGAAGGGAATGTAGGGGTGCAGGAGTTTGAGCGTCTCGGACAAGACGTACACCAGCACGCTGACCGCGTCGCGCTTGGCCTCGGCGTCCTCGCCGTACAACACGGGCTTGACCAACTCGAGGTACCAATCGCAGAAGTCGCCCCAAACGTAGTCGTACAGTTTGCCCGCCGCGATGCCTATCTCGTATTTGTCGAGATTGCGGCTGACCTCGCCGATGACCTTGTTGAGTTTGCCGAGAATCCACTTGTCGGCCATGGTCTTCTTGACCTCGTCGATTGGCTTGACCTCTACGCCCTCGGCGTTCATCATGACGAAACGGCTGGCGTTCCATACCTTATTGATGAAGTTGCGGCAGCTCTCGATGCGGTCCTTGGAGAAGCGCGTGTCCGAGCCGGGCGCGATGCCGTTGGCAAGGGAGAAGCGAAGGCCGTCCGCGCCGTAGTTGTCGATGACTTCCAGAGGGTCGATGCCGTTGCCGAGGCTCTTGCTCATCTTTCGCCCCTGCTCGTCGCGCACGATGCCGTGAATGAGCACGTCCTTGAAGGGCACTTCGCCCATATTCTCCAACCCCGAGAAGATCATACGCGCCACCCAGAAGAAGATGATATCGTAGGCGGTGACCAATACGCTGTTGGGGTAGAAATAGTCCAAAGAGGGCGTCTTTTCGGGCCAGCCCAACGTAGAGAAGGGCCACAAGGCCGAACTGAACCAAGTGTCCAAAACGTCTTCGTCCTGGCGGAACGAGGTGCAACCGCACTTGCATTGTTTGGGCGCTTCCTCGGCCACGTAGGTGGCGCCGCAGTCCGCGCAATAGTAGGCGGGAATGCGATGCCCCCACCACAGTTGACGGGAGATGCACCAATCCTTGATGTTGCACATCCAATTAAAGTAGATTTTGCTGAAACGGTCGGGTACGAAACGCGTCTCTTTTTTGCGCACGGCCTCGATGGCGGGAGCGGCCAAAGGCTCCATACGCACGAACCATTGACGGCTGATGATGGTCTCGCCCGTCGAGTGACAGCGATAGCAGGTACCCACGTTGTGGGTATAAGGCTCTTTTTCGACCAGATAGCCGCCCGCACGGAGATCTTCCTCTATGCGTTTGCGCGCTTCGAAGCGGTCCAAGCCGGCGTAGGCCTCGACCACGTCGTTCATCGTGCCGTCGTCGTTCATCACGCGAATGACGGGTAGGTTGTGGCGCTTGCCGACCTCGTAGTCGTTGGGATCGTGCGCGGGCGTGATCTTGACGGCGCCCGATCCGAAGTCCATCTCCACGTATTCGTCGGCAACGATGGGAATGCGTTTGTTGACGAGGGGCAGAATAAGCTCCTTGCCCACGAGATCTTTGTAGCGGGGATCGTCGGGGTGTACCGCCACCGCCGTGTCGCCCAACATGGTCTCGGGACGGGTGGTCGCCACCACGACGCCGCCTTCGCCGTCCGCCAAGGGATAGCGAATGTGCCAAAGGTAGGAGGCTTGCTCCTGATATTCCACCTCGGCGTCCGACAGAGCCGTCTTGCACGAGGGACACCAATTGATGATGCGGTCGCCTTGGTAGATGAGCCCCTTGTCGTAGAGGTTGATAAACACCTTGCGCACGGCCTTGGACAGGTTGTCGTCCATCGTGAAGGCCTCGCGATCCCAATCGCACGAGGAGCCCAGCCGCTTCATTTGGGTGACGATGCGGTTGCCGTATTGCTCTTTCCAAGCCCAGGCGCGTTTGAGGAACCCCTCGCGCCCCACTTCCTCTTTGGACAGCCCCTCTTTGCGCATGGCTTCCACTATCTTCACCTCGGTGGCGATAGAGGCGTGGTCGGTGCCGGGGAGCCACAGCGTTTCGAAGCCTTGCATACGCTTGTAGCGTATGAGAATATCCTGCAAGGTGTGATTGAGGGCGTGCCCCATGTGCAGTTGCCCCGTAATGTTGGGGGGCGGCAACACGATGGTAAAGGGCTTTTTGTCGGGGTTGGGTTCGGCGTGAAAATACTTGTTTTTCAGCCAAAACTCGTAGATGTCTTTTTCGAATTCTTGCGGTTGATACGTCTTTGGAATGTCCATATTAGTCCTCGTCTGTGGTGTTCGGTTTTGCCTCGGTCGATCCTTCGGCCTCGGTCGTTTCGGTCTCTTCGGCGGTTTCGTCGGTGTGCGCGGCTTGCTCTTTCAACTCTTCGCGGCTTTCGGTTTTTTCGCTGGCGTTGTTGAAGTAGTCCATGCGCATATTCTCGGCGTTCTTGATATTCTTCACGCCGCCCAACTGCGTGAGAATGACTTTGGTGTAACTGCCCGCGGCGATATAGCCCAAGACCGTGCCTACGCACAAGAAGGCGAACGCCGTCCAGAAGAGGGATTTGCCCAAAGCCATGGCGGTCTCGACGTTGTTGGCGTCGAACCAACTTGCGATCATACCGTACTCTTTGATGCCGCTGAAGGTGGGCGTGTAG
This window contains:
- a CDS encoding valine--tRNA ligase, with the protein product MDIPKTYQPQEFEKDIYEFWLKNKYFHAEPNPDKKPFTIVLPPPNITGQLHMGHALNHTLQDILIRYKRMQGFETLWLPGTDHASIATEVKIVEAMRKEGLSKEEVGREGFLKRAWAWKEQYGNRIVTQMKRLGSSCDWDREAFTMDDNLSKAVRKVFINLYDKGLIYQGDRIINWCPSCKTALSDAEVEYQEQASYLWHIRYPLADGEGGVVVATTRPETMLGDTAVAVHPDDPRYKDLVGKELILPLVNKRIPIVADEYVEMDFGSGAVKITPAHDPNDYEVGKRHNLPVIRVMNDDGTMNDVVEAYAGLDRFEARKRIEEDLRAGGYLVEKEPYTHNVGTCYRCHSTGETIISRQWFVRMEPLAAPAIEAVRKKETRFVPDRFSKIYFNWMCNIKDWCISRQLWWGHRIPAYYCADCGATYVAEEAPKQCKCGCTSFRQDEDVLDTWFSSALWPFSTLGWPEKTPSLDYFYPNSVLVTAYDIIFFWVARMIFSGLENMGEVPFKDVLIHGIVRDEQGRKMSKSLGNGIDPLEVIDNYGADGLRFSLANGIAPGSDTRFSKDRIESCRNFINKVWNASRFVMMNAEGVEVKPIDEVKKTMADKWILGKLNKVIGEVSRNLDKYEIGIAAGKLYDYVWGDFCDWYLELVKPVLYGEDAEAKRDAVSVLVYVLSETLKLLHPYIPFVTEYLYRNLPGAAETIMREPWPKADRKYAYREAAKQMEGVMEIVSAIRNVRAEVGVAPSKKVHLMVVTEEAKTIDKCRRYVEKLAGVESITFIDKKDVPQKVSSKVTTIAELYIPLGDLVDTDKEIARLEAEKAKLQKEIDRSQGMLANAGFVARAPQAVVEKEKAALALNLDKMAKLDERIASLK